The following nucleotide sequence is from Novipirellula galeiformis.
ACATGCAATTATCACTGCTAAGGCAAAAAAGCGAACTCACTAACGCAGCCATACAGCGAGAAATCCTCGAAGGCGACGCAAAGCCACGACAGCCCTACTTCCACGAGAAGCTGCGGTCGAGCGGCTTAGAGAATCTTCGTGCCGCTGGCATCGACGTCATGCAAATCAACGTGGGCAAGTTGTGTAATCAAACTTGCACCCATTGCCACGTGGACGCGGGGCCAGACCGTCGCGAGAGCATGTCGCGAGAAACGGCCGAGCAGATCATCGACGTGCTTGCGAACAACGACATTCCCACCCTAGATATTACGGGGGGCGCACCGGAGATGAATCCCCGTTTTCGTTGGATCGTCGAGCAGGCGCACAAGCTTGGTTGTCGAGTCATTGACCGCTGCAACCTAACGATCTTGATGGCCAATGGATTCAAGGATTTACCCGAGTTCCTAGCCAAGCATGATGTCGAGGTTGTCGCCTCTTTGCCGTGTTACATGGAAGAAAATTGTGATAGCCAGCGCGGCAACGGCGTTTTCAAACGTTCCATTGACGCACTCAAACGTTTGAACCAACTTGGCTACGGACACCCCGGTTTGGGGCGGAAACTGACGCTCGTTTACAATCCCACTGGAACCGCATTGCCGCCGTCGCAACACGAACTCGAAGCGACCTACCGTGACGAGCTGAAAACGCGATACGACATTGTCTTTTCGGAACTGCACACGATTACCAATCTTCCGCTCAGCCGGTTTCTCGATGAACTGCTCCAGGGCGACCAACTCGATGTGTACATGCAGAAGCTGATCGACAGCTTCAATCCGCGCACCGTCGATGGCGTCATGTGTCGCAGGATGATCTCGGTGGATTGGCAGGGATACCTGTTCGACTGCGATTTCAACCAGATGTTGAACATGGGATTGTCTGCGGACCTGCCACAGCATATTTCAGATTTCGATCCCTCGAGACTTAGCGACCGCATGATCCAAACCGGCCGGCATTGCTTTGGCTGCACCGCCGGATGCGGATCGGGATGCCAGGGAGCCACGGTAACGTTTGCGTCGAAGGAGGCATCGTGATTCCACGCCCACCTCTCCTGAGAACTACCACGCTTTTCGCCCTGACACTACTATGCTTCGTCTTCCTCGGTTGCTCGTCAAACGATGCTGATAAGAACAAGAAGCAAATTGTGCTGACAGGGTCGAGCACGGTTGCGCCATTGATCGGTGAGATCGCCAAACAATTTGAAGCTCAGCATCCCGGAGTGCGGGTCGATGTGCAAAGCGGCGGCTCTTCACGAGGCGTTGCCGACACACGCCGCGAACTTGCAGATATCGGAATGGTCTCGCGAGACCTGAAGACCGGTGAACAGGATCTAACAGCGTTCACGATCGCTCGAGACGGGATCTGTGTCATCGTGCATCGAGACAATCCCGTTACATCACTGACCGACGATCAGATTGTGGCTATCTATACAGACCGCATCAACAATTGGAAAGAAGTTGGCGGATCAGACGCTCCCATCACCGTCGTCAATAAAGCCGAAGGTCGATCCACGCTGGAATTATTCGTAAGCCATTTCAATTTGGACAACGCACAAATCAAAGCCGATGCCGTGATCGGTGACAACGAACAAGGAATCAAGACCGTTGCCGGTAACCCCAACGCCATTGGTTACGTTTCGGTTGGAACCGCTGAATACGATGCCACTCACGACGTCGCGATCAAACTGCTGCCATTGGCGGGCATTGCGGCGTCCATCGAAAACGTACGAGCCGGCACGTTTCCATTGTCGCGGCCGTTGAATCTGGTCGTGACAAGCGAGACCACCGGAATCGTGGAGGAGTTCATCGCGTTTGCTTGCTCACGCGATGTAAATGAGATCATCTTGGAGCAGTACTTTGTCCCGCTTTCCCAGTGATACCATTCTCGTTTGGCTGCTTCGCGGCTGCGGATTGCTGACGGGGGCGATCACCGTGCTAATTGTAGGCTTTCTGATTTGGGAATCGTCACCCGCGTTTCGCGATGTCGGTGTTCAGCGTTTTGCTTCCGACTCATCGTGGCATCCTTCGGCGGGACCGACGAAGGGACAATTCAATCTTGTTCCCATGATTGCGGCGACATCACTGGCAACTGCGGGCGCAGTTCTATTGGCCGCACCGCTTGGGATCGGCTCGGCGGTATTCGCCCATTTCTATGCACCACGACGATTAAGACGAGCGTACGGTAAAATGATCGAACTGCTCGCCGGGATTCCTTCGGTAGTGTATGGCCTGTGGGGGCTGGTGGTGCTCGTTCCACTCATTTCGCGATGGCATCCGCCGGGAACCAGCCTGTTGTCGGCGATCATCATCCTGACGATTATGATTCTACCGACGATCGCGTTGCTGGTCGGTGCCGCTTTTGACAACCTGCCGTCGGAGTACCTGCGAGCATCCGCGGCACTAGGGCTTTCACGCGGACGAACCGTCACTAGCGTCGTCTTTCCAGCGGTTCGGTCAGGATTGTTCACGGCGGTGCTACTGGGAACAGGCCGAGCGATCGGCGAGACGATGGCGGTATTGATGGTTGCTGGCAATGTCGTTCAAAACCCAACCCGCATTTTTCAACCCGTCCGAACGATTACAGCAAACATTGCATTGGAGATGGCTTACGCGATGGACGGCCATCGCTCGGCATTGTTCGTTTCGGGGCTGCTGTTGATGGCGATGGTCATCGTGCTCGCCGGATTCGCAGAATGGGTCAGTCGGGGGCGTATTCATGGCTAGTCATCCTCAAACCTATTCGCGTTCAGCCGTCAGCGTATTGTTTGATACACTGGCAACCTGTGTCGCATGGTCTATCGCAGCCTTGGTCAGTGGCATTTTTGTTTGGATATTGGCGGACATCGTCATCGCAGGTCTGCCGTCGATCTCTTGGAGTTTTTTAACCGAAACGCCTCGAAATGCGGGACGCGATGGAGGGATTTTTCCCATCATCATTTCAACGCTACTGATCCTGTTCGTGGCAATGCTCGTTTCGGTCCCGCTCGGTTTAGGAACCGCGATCTTACTGAGCGAATTGACACGGGCGGAAAGCACGTTTGGAATGCTGGTGCGCCGCAGTTTGGATGTTCTCGCAGGCGTGCCTTCGATCGTATTCGGGCTGTTTGGCAACGCATTTTTTTGTATCTATTTGGGACTCGGGTTTTCGATTTTATCAGGAGGGCTGACGCTATCGTGTATGGTGCTGCCGATCCTGATTCGAGCGACCGAGGAAGGTTTTCGCTCGGTTCCGAACGAATATCGCATGGGTGCGGCGGCGTTGGGGTTATCTCGAACTGCGACGCTTGTGCAACTGTTGTTGCCAGCCGCAGTACCCGGGATCGTCGTTGGATTGGTGCTGGGTATCGGCCGCGCATTAGCGGAGACCGCGGCACTGATTTTTACTAGCGGATACGTGGATCGTGTCCCCGGTTCGTTGTTCGATTCCGGGCGTTCCTTATCCGTTCACATTTTTGACTTATCGATGAATGTTGCTGGCGGTGATCGATATGCGTATGCCTCCGCATTGGTTCTCATTGCGATGTTGATCGTCATCAACGCGAGTGCGAGTTGGACTGCCAATCGTTGGTTGAGAAAAAGGATCGTGGTGACATGAAATCAGAAAACAGAGAACGCCCTGACCGCGGTGGCTGCGAACAGGCGAATTGTCCGGAACACAACGGGTTCACCCTCGGTCCCCTCGATACCGGACCACCATGCTGTATTCCCGAACCATTGATCGAAGTCGACGACCTTGCGGTTCACTACGGGAATGCTCGCGTCTTGAGCGGAATTTCGTTGACGATCAACCGCGGATGTGTGACCGCGTTGATTGGGCCATCGGGCTGCGGAAAGACAAGCTTCTTGAGTAGTTTGAATCGCATGACGGACATGATTCCTGGATGCCGTGTCGAGGGAAACATTACGATTGGCGGGCTCGACGTCCAAGCGACGAAGGATGTGATCTCGCTCCGCCGTCGTGTCGGAATGATCTTTCAAAAACCAAATCCCTTTCCTCTTTCGATTCGCAAAAATATCGAGATGCCTTTGAAGGAACACGGTTTTCGCCAGCGAAGTGAACGGACAGAAATCATCGAAAGCGTTCTCGAGGACGTCGGCTTGTGGGCAGAGGTGAAGGATCGACTTGATTCATCCGCGTTGTCTCTTTCGGGCGGCCAACAGCAACGGCTTTGCATCGCACGCGCTCTCGCTTTACGCCCCGAAGTTCTATTGATGGATGAACCATGTAGTGCTCTGGACCCGTTGGCTAGCAGTGTCGTTGAAGAGCTGCTGCAGAATTTCCGAGGACGGTACACCGTTGTCATCGTGACCCATAACTTGCAGCAAGCGCGGCGGGTCGCCGATTATGCCGCTTTCTTCTGGGCGACCGACGGTACGGGCACGTTGATCGAACACGGGACCGGCGCCTGTATATTCGACAAACCGCAACAACCGTTGACGGTAGCCTATGTCAATGGCAAGGCGGGGTAACGAAGTGACCGCGAATCAAATCGAGAAACTCACTGGCGACCCGTCGGGATCAACCACGTTTTCGGCGAAGCCTCATCGCGTGATCGTGTTTTCACGATATCCAACACCTGGCGTGACGAAGACCCGGATGATCCCCGCGCTCGGTGCCGAGCGCGCGGCACGCCTACAGCACTCATTGACGAGTTTGACGTTGGGGGTGGCGAGTGATTATCGCGCGGACCGTCCCTGCGATTTAGAAGTTCGGTTCGTAGGCGGCGATCCAACGTTGATGCGAGAAGCGTTTGGAACGGAAAAACGCTATCTCCTGCAACGAGGCGTAAGTTTGGGAGAGCGACTAGTCGACGCATTCGCTGTCGCGTTCAACGAGGGGGCAACACGAGTCGTCGTGATCGGATCAGACTGTCCCGAAATTTCTTCGACGATTCTCGACGAAGCAATCAACGCTTTATCACACGCCGATGTGGTCCTGGGGCCGGCAATCGACGGTGGTTACTACCTGATTGGGCTGAACACGAATCAGCCTCAACTCTTTCAAGGGATCGACTGGGGAAGCGGAAGCGTATTGCGAGATACCATTGCAAAGGCAAAGCACTCGCAATGCAAAGTTCATCGATTGCAAACGCTTTCGGATGTCGATTATCCCGAGGACTTGGTTACCTGTCGTCGTAATCCCGAGGCCTTCGGCAACGTGCTTCCCCTGACTCGGGATGGTGTCTTGTCGGTGATTGTACCGACACTGAATGAAGAACGCTGTATTGAACAGACGCTTAGCCGAATGGTCGGGATTCCGAATGTCGAAGTCGTTGTCGCGGACGGCGGCAGCGAGGATTCGACGATCGACATCGCGCGAAACATGGGTGCGACGATCGTCTCTGCTAAACCTGGGAGAGGGAGACAGATGAATGCGGGCGCGGCGATCGCGACTGGCGACGTGCTGCTATTTCTGCATGCTGACACCCAGGTGCCGGACTCGTTTCATCAGCATGTTCGGGCGACACTCCAGCATGGCGTGATCGCGGGCGCGTTCTCATTGCGGATCGACGGTGACGATTTTGGACTGAGATGGATTGAGAAAGGTGTGAATTTGAGGTCGCGTTTTCTTGGGCGACCTTACGGGGACCAGGGGTTGTTTGTGTCCGCAAGTTGTTTTTTCAAAATCGGCGGTTTTCCAAATTGGCCGTTAATGGAAGACGTCGAATTTGGCAGCCGCTTGCGGAAATACGGCAGCATCTCGCTGGCCGAAGCCGCCGTCACAACGTCCGCACGCCGGTGGTTGCGACTGGGGATTCCGAAGACCACACTCATCAACCAACTTTGCATCGCCGGATTTTGCTTGGGCATTCCATCGGAGACATTGCACCGCTGGTATCGGTCGCGGCGTTAAGTTTTCGCACGGCTCGACGCTACGCGTGTTTGCCAATTTCCCAACCGCTACCGCCAAGATGTTTTTGGGCGAAAGCGGCGGAGTCCGGTTCAAGGGTTGTTGCGAACGTGTCGTTCCATCGATTCAGGAATCCAAATAGCGCAATCGTCGCCCCAAGCTCAACAATCTGATTCTCGCTGTAGTGCAGTCGCAAAGTAGTGAAGTGGTCGCGGGTGACGGCACTGGGCGTACTGCCAGCCGCAAGTGCAAAACGTAACGCAGCGACTTCGGCAGCGTCGAAAAGATCGCTATTCTCGAAATCCCAAACCGCTTCTAGCTTTTCGATGGAGATTCCCAAGTGAAACGCTTCCCCGATCGTGTGCGCTTGGCAATATCGACAACCTGAAGCATTGCTACTCACATGCGCAACCAAACTCTTTAGTGACGCGGACAGACGATCTGCCGAGCGGAGATGACGAATCGACCAGATGATGTTCTTGAGATACAGCCGTACTCCTGTCCAAACCGGTAAGCCACGATCGCGTGGCGGCCCCAGAATGTTTGCAACCAGCATTGCAAAGCTGCCAAGCACTGCGGGCTGACGAGCCATCGTCAACATCGAGTTTGGAACAAACCCGAGTTGCTGGCGTGCCATGCGAAAAATCAGTTCACATTCACGAGCTTCGGCCTCAATCAACGGCGGTAGATGTGATGGCATGAATACTTAACTCCCACGATACATAGATACTGAAAACTATCGAAACGCAATCATGCCGATTTGAAAACACGGAATCTCGAAGTCACGAATTTTGAATGTCATCGAGCACCGGTATGCGATGTGAAAACGATTCTAAGTAGGAAGTGCAGGGGGGCAACGTCAGCGCCCCGTGATCTCGGTTTCAGGTCGAAACGCATACCAAGCGAACCAAAACGCATTCATCCACTGCACTCCAGCATCTGCCTCGACGACTCGAATCGTTTGATCGTTGGCGTCGAATGCAACGACGAACTTTTTGCTGCCAAGCGACTTCTCGATCTGCGTCGACTTCCCTGCAAATGCTGAAACGGGAATCGCCAGTGCGGCGGTATCATCCCAAACTCCGATCATGCGTTCCTTCTGTGGCAACGCATTGCTGATCGGTTTCGCTGGGAACATTAAATTGGGCTGTTGGAAGTAACCTGCATACGGGCTGGTTCTATAGTTTCTCCGGTGTCCGGTTTCGGATGAAATCACAGTGGTGTTTGGATGGCGAGCTTGCCATGCTGCCCATGTGGTGAGTTCCATTGGCAGAACGGTTAATTTTATTCTGGCGCCAGGTCCCGAAACCCCTTCTCCCTTTACCTGCGACCAGAGACTTTCCGTGTTGGATCCGTCGTACATCAATACGTTGCTGTTGTAGAGCAGTCCTGAGACACCAAACTCTCGTTCACCCAGAGGAGTCCGACGATCAAATACGACGGCCGAGTCACACAGCGGACAATAGGTCACGGCAATCGGTAATTGGCCGATTCGATCATTGATGATTTCGTGGTAGTTCAAAATGGCCAGCGGATAGGCACGTGATTCGCTACCCGACACGACGCCAACCACCCGGTCACTGGGGCCGAGGTAGGACGCTTCTGCAGGCGAAACCAACGTTGGATTTGTCAGCGCAGGAATGCCGTTTTTCGGAGGACCACCGGATTGAATCTCCCCAACCGGAATCGTTGCCTGGCTCAAGTCAAACCCAACACCGCCCGGTCCTGAAAACTGCACCAGTGGGACAATGGACTGCGCCTGGAGAATGCGTTGAACATGACGCGGGATCGACCACGAAACTGCAACCGCTAACGCACTAAACAGCAACACGCTGCGAACGTAACTGGACTGAATCCCCATTTCGGTCTACTCCCTTTCGAACAAACAAGGTACCTGAGTGAGCTGCCTGACGATGACGTAGGCTAGGCTACGTAGGAATGAGTGCCCGCAAAATCGGATGGATCGGCCCGCGCATCCTTTGCCACAAATCCAATGTCACTATCGCAGTGACGTGTTCGTTCGGCTGTGATGCAACTCACCGTTAGCAAAAGAATTCTCCGGCGAACAGTTCTAAACGCGATGCCAAGGTCATTGTGATTCTAATGACCGCGCCGCGTCGCCGTTGTGACCACCGGGACAACGAATGCAACTAACACTGCTGCCGCCCCCCTGACGCCAAGCATTCCGGCGACGGGTATGGATGCATCCAACAGGAAGCTTGCTTCGATTAGCGGTGACGGAATATTTGACGCCGTGGGCGACAGTGTCCGTTGCTACATGTCGGCGGAGATGCGTAGTGACGCGTTTGGTGGTATTGCGTCGGTGATTGGTACACGGGAGCGTAGCTCTGGTACGCCATCGACGACGAATAATTGAGTGTCGGGCTGGCCGGAATACCGCCACCACAATTGCCCGATGCGCATCCTGAGCCGATTCCGATCGGCGCCAATGGAACTGCGGCGGCCTGCTGTGGAGCATACGACTGCATGGGGGCGGGGGCTATGCGAGGCGCTGCAGCTGCAGGCATCGTTGGTGCAGTGTATCCGCCGCGGCGCGATCCGCTTTGTGCTTGGGCGTCACCGCAGACTGTACTGACCAAGAATACGAACACAACGCTTGCAAAGCACTTCTTAGCAAATTTCATCGAGGGAGTCTCTTCATCGAGTAGACGTGGGAAGCCAAAGCGTTCCCCATAAGTTGAACGAACAGCATTCTGGTCTGGCACGCCTATCTGCGTTGTGAGTGGCCTCACAGACGAAAAACTTTTCAGGCGAAACGAATTGTTGTAAGGAAAAGTCCCCATTTCCGTCTTCATTCTTAACTTAGAAAACCATTCCATTACTCGGATCCGCAAAGAGAGATACGATGAACCGCCTCCAATCCCAAACACGCCTGTCGATCACACGCCCCGTCGCGATGTTCGCGACTACACTTGTGCTCGGTTCGCTCCTCGCAACCGCCGCTCATGCTCAATCAGGCACACGAACCAAGTCATCAGCTAGCTCGCCGGCCGCTCATGCAGGTAGCAGCACGAAATCAAACGCCAGCACGGTGGGGTTACGAGGTTATTGCCCCGTCTGTGTCATTGAAATGAAAAAGTGGATTAAGGGCGATGCACAGTTCGCGGCACAGTACGATGGAAAGACGTATCTGTTTCCTAGCGAAGAACAGAAGCAGATGTTCGTGAATGACCCGAGCAAGTACACACCCATTCTTGGTGGCGACTGTATCGTCGCCTTGGTGGAGATGGGAAAACGAGTCCCCGGCAGTCTTCAATACGCGGCATTGCACGAAGACCATCTCTATCTCTTCTCGAATGAGCAAGCGAAAGGAATGTTTCAATCCAACAAAGAGAAATACGCTCATGCCGACATTGCACTTGGCGGCAAGTGCACGGTGTGTCGTGTCGAAATGAACAAGGATGTTGACGGCGTCTCCGAATTCACCAGCCTCTACAAAGGAATGCGATACCTATTCCCCGGCCAAGAACAACAGCAGATGTTCAATCAGAACCCGAGCAAGTACGAAGTCACGAAATAGGAGCTTGGTGAACATAAGGCTAAGTCAGGATCGTTGGATCCAACTTGGTCCGTACGGGGACGATGTGCATCGTTCCCCAGCACAGGCCAGTTTCGGCCCTGACCGCCTTGCCCGATGAATCCTCCGTCAAGGGCTTTCCCCTGAGCAAATGCGAAGCAATCCAGGACGATGCGAACATTTAAATTTATCGCAAAGATGGAGGAATGCCTCTCGGTACTGGTCCAATGTTATAACAGTAGCGGTTTGGCCCCCGAATTCGCAAACTCCGACGGGGTGAGACCACTGAGCCCACGGCGGGGACGATGGTGGTTTGCACTTCCCATAATTATAATGTGTCCACACTTCCGCCGCAGCCTTGGAGCTGACGGGGACGGAGCGTCTTTGGCGGGCACACGTGACTAGCGAGAGCGGACTGATCGTGGAAGCTAGGCGTGGCTTCACGGTTGCCACGACCGAACCCCATGCTGATCGCGCGGCCCGTCGACGTCCGTGCCTGGCTGGTCAGGCACTGCTAGCCCGCATGACGACCAAGCGTTAGGACCGCCCCGTTGGTTTTTTTCAGGCGTTTGTCGTTGATAACTCAGGCCGTTGGCCTCGGCTGACATAGCGCTGCCCCGTTGGCACGGAGATGTGACGGTCTGTTTTAGGCCCAACGGGCCGCCGTTAGGTCAGCCCATGGCAACGCCCTGGGATTGCGGGAGCCCCTGTCCAGCCAAGCCCCAACGGGGCGGTCCTAATCGCACGCGTATCGTTCGTCCCAATCGATACCGTGTCGGCGGCACAAGATACGGACGTCGGGGACAGGACGTCGGGGACAGTGCATGCGCTCCGCGTGGCCGTCGATTTGAGTGTCCAGCAAACAGGGCTGCTTCCTACCGGTCGCCATGCGCCGCTGGCAGAACCGGCTCTACTTGGCTTGTGTGCGGGATCGATTTACTTCGCTTGCGTTCCCATTTTCTAACCTCCCATTTTTTAACCTGCCATTTTTTAACCTGCCATTTTTTAACCTGCCATTTTTTAACCTGCCATTTTTTAACCTGCCATTTTTTAACCTGCCATTTTTTAACCTGCCATTTTCTAACCTCCCATTTTCTAACCTCCCATTTTCTAACCTCCCATTTTCTAACCTCCCATTTTCTAACCTCCCATTTTCTAACCTCCCATTTTTTAACCTCCCATTTTTTAACCTCCCATTTTTTAACCTCCCATTTTTTAACCTCCCTCCATCCTCGCAAGGCTTTGTCAAAAGGCTCACGATCTCGGTTGGACTGACGGCGTCTGTGGCAGAAAGGCAAGTCGTTGGCACAGCGTAGATACGGTGCTCCGGACGAGAAGGTTAGAAAATGAGAGGTGAAAAAATCGAGAATGGGTGTCGCCCACCAAAATTGACGTCGCGTGCCGTACTCGGTGGATGCCATCGTCGCTTGTTTTCTAGCCAACCTCCGGGACCACAACCTCCGATAGCGACGCCCAACTTTGGCCGCTCTGTCGGGTCCCTGCGCTGGATGGCATTCGTCGATTGTATTCGAGCCACAAAGCGGCACCGAATTCACAAAAGGTAGGGCGCGTGCAATGAGCTCTGTTCCCTCAATGCCAATTTGTCCGCTTGCGGGATTCTGCCCAGTCGTGAATCGACGGCAAAAGGAGCTGCAGCGTCAGGCCTTGCCTATGAGCCAATCGGTACTGAGCCAATCGGTACTGAGCCAATCGGTACCGGCCACCGTTTCATCGCCACAGGCGCCCCGGCGCAGCCACCGCTCGTCCACGACCCGAAATTCAAGCTGCGGCGGACTACTAGACATGAAGCCCGAAACGCGAACTTGGCCCCACGTCATGCGTTCCCCCAACATGCTTGTCGGGAGGGAACGAAATGCAGCAGGGCCGATTCCCGGTTACCGAGATCGCGTGACTAGTTCGTAACCCCAGCATCGGGCGTTTTGGAATGTGCATTTTGCGGGAAATCGAAGGTCAACACGAGGGGCTCGGATCCTGTGTTTTCGATTTCAACGCCACCGTTGGCAAGCGCGGCCTGCGTGATGAACCCGATCTCGGGATAGATCTCGCCGAGAATCATATCCTGGTGATATTGCACTTTAAGTTTTCCAACTCGGCCGCTTCCGCCGTTGGTGTGGAACAGCGCGGGAGTCTCCGGGCAAAAATGAGTCTTGCCGCCAGGCTGCACAGTCAGCCGCAGGATCGAGCACTTCTGATCGCCGAGGAAATCACCGTAAACAATCCACTTCGCATCGACACCGTCACCTGCAAATTCTTCGGCGGTGATCGCCGGACGCCTATTCTTCTGGACGAAATCGGGATCCTGATTGGCTGCGAAGTCGAACTTTTCGACCAGGTATTCCCAGTCTTCGTGACGATCTTTCGGATAGTCCTCTTCCCTGCATGCGTAAAACGCATCCGCTGCACCGATACGTCCGTCCAGCGTCAGGTCCTCGGCCAGGAAGTGCTCATCCATCGTGACATGCAATTCGTGCGTGCAAAGGTCTGTCGGCGAGTGCAGCACGCCGTTGGGCATCACGAAGCCGTTATCAATATGCATCATCGTATGCGGCGACAAATGCCTAACCCCGTTGTACTCGCCCTGTCCGAAACGCTTCATGCAGGCCAGGAACTCATCCTTGGTCACGAACGGGTACAGCCCCATTGCCGTGGTGTGGTAATGCGACGGACAGACTCCAGGATTGTCGAAAGAATTGATGTCGTACACTTCCCACTTGGACCAGTGAAGGTGATGCGGGATCGGGTTCAGGTTGTCGAATTTCTTGGATACAATCGGCCAAGTCGGCGTCCCAAAAAGTGATTTCGAAAACGCCGTTACCTTCTCACCCATGACCGCTTCTGGATTGGCAGAGATCAGATCCTGCAACGAGATGAACTGCCCGTTCGGAGTAAGAACGTGCGCTTCACCTTCACGAAACGGTGCTTTATTCGTGCGAGTATCGATGACACCCGTCACGATGGGCACGGTGCAGCACATCCAGAGTTCATCGAGCCCCGTCCCGTTCATGTAGTCGGGGTAATACGATTTTTCATCAAGGCGAAGCCGTTTACCCGGCGAACAAAATGTCCGGCCAGCGTAGCGGTGTGTTAGCTGCAACACCCCGTCGTTCTTATTAAGGCAGTCATCGAGAATCGAATCCGGTCCTCCGCCGGTTCCGTCGATCACATCTTGCTTGGGATACTCGTGCAGTTTGTCGGCGAGAATGGACACCATGGGTAATGAACCTCAATGAATCGAAAGAAGCGTGTCGGTTCCAAAAAATGATTTTTTGGAGGATGGGTGGGGAACTTCGTTTGCTAAAACGCAACGAGACTGACGAAGAATCGAATGGTCCGCGGTGATAGCAGAGGGGTGCAGTGTACAAAAAGTGGGCCGAAGGAATCAGGGGGCTGCCATGCGACGTTGTGTCCGGCTTAGGCAATGAATGACGCCAATCGCAGCCTCAAACGGATTCCCGTCACGCCCAAAATGGTAGTCCCCATAGGGCCGCGAGCAGGTCGTTTGCCCACGCCACGAAACAAAATGACCTTCCCCCGGCAGGAACAGCACGACCATTGAAAACGCGGGCGAAACCGATGTTTCCGAAGCGGTGGGTGCAGGCTTGGGTGCAGCAAATGACAGCGACGATTTGCTACGCGAGCTGATCAGAATCTGGGAACATGTTTCGCCCGAGATTCGACAAGCGATCCACACTATCGCACGGCAACACGTGGCAGCGAACATGACACGCTGAATCAAACTTTGCAGCTTTGTCAGACAGCGCAGTTTGTGACGGATACGCTCGCCTTCCCGAATAGGCAGCGACTTACTTGTTCTGAAATTGTCAAAATACTCGACTTCCAGTGGATGGAGGAGCGAATACGCAACTATTCGCAACGCATTTTTGTTTCTCGAAGCCGAATTACTTTCGAGTGGAGTTTCTCGTAAACTGTCGTGTTCACGGACCTGAACCTGACCGCTCCGAATTGAAACTCATACTCACATCACGCAACTACAAAATCGGAGCTACGGAGGGATGATCGAAAGCAAGGAGCACCGGATCCGCCCGTTC
It contains:
- the arsS gene encoding arsenosugar biosynthesis radical SAM (seleno)protein ArsS (Some members of this family are selenoproteins.), whose product is MQLSLLRQKSELTNAAIQREILEGDAKPRQPYFHEKLRSSGLENLRAAGIDVMQINVGKLCNQTCTHCHVDAGPDRRESMSRETAEQIIDVLANNDIPTLDITGGAPEMNPRFRWIVEQAHKLGCRVIDRCNLTILMANGFKDLPEFLAKHDVEVVASLPCYMEENCDSQRGNGVFKRSIDALKRLNQLGYGHPGLGRKLTLVYNPTGTALPPSQHELEATYRDELKTRYDIVFSELHTITNLPLSRFLDELLQGDQLDVYMQKLIDSFNPRTVDGVMCRRMISVDWQGYLFDCDFNQMLNMGLSADLPQHISDFDPSRLSDRMIQTGRHCFGCTAGCGSGCQGATVTFASKEAS
- the pstA gene encoding phosphate ABC transporter permease PstA — protein: MASHPQTYSRSAVSVLFDTLATCVAWSIAALVSGIFVWILADIVIAGLPSISWSFLTETPRNAGRDGGIFPIIISTLLILFVAMLVSVPLGLGTAILLSELTRAESTFGMLVRRSLDVLAGVPSIVFGLFGNAFFCIYLGLGFSILSGGLTLSCMVLPILIRATEEGFRSVPNEYRMGAAALGLSRTATLVQLLLPAAVPGIVVGLVLGIGRALAETAALIFTSGYVDRVPGSLFDSGRSLSVHIFDLSMNVAGGDRYAYASALVLIAMLIVINASASWTANRWLRKRIVVT
- a CDS encoding TIGR04283 family arsenosugar biosynthesis glycosyltransferase, producing the protein MTANQIEKLTGDPSGSTTFSAKPHRVIVFSRYPTPGVTKTRMIPALGAERAARLQHSLTSLTLGVASDYRADRPCDLEVRFVGGDPTLMREAFGTEKRYLLQRGVSLGERLVDAFAVAFNEGATRVVVIGSDCPEISSTILDEAINALSHADVVLGPAIDGGYYLIGLNTNQPQLFQGIDWGSGSVLRDTIAKAKHSQCKVHRLQTLSDVDYPEDLVTCRRNPEAFGNVLPLTRDGVLSVIVPTLNEERCIEQTLSRMVGIPNVEVVVADGGSEDSTIDIARNMGATIVSAKPGRGRQMNAGAAIATGDVLLFLHADTQVPDSFHQHVRATLQHGVIAGAFSLRIDGDDFGLRWIEKGVNLRSRFLGRPYGDQGLFVSASCFFKIGGFPNWPLMEDVEFGSRLRKYGSISLAEAAVTTSARRWLRLGIPKTTLINQLCIAGFCLGIPSETLHRWYRSRR
- a CDS encoding phosphate ABC transporter ATP-binding protein, with the protein product MKSENRERPDRGGCEQANCPEHNGFTLGPLDTGPPCCIPEPLIEVDDLAVHYGNARVLSGISLTINRGCVTALIGPSGCGKTSFLSSLNRMTDMIPGCRVEGNITIGGLDVQATKDVISLRRRVGMIFQKPNPFPLSIRKNIEMPLKEHGFRQRSERTEIIESVLEDVGLWAEVKDRLDSSALSLSGGQQQRLCIARALALRPEVLLMDEPCSALDPLASSVVEELLQNFRGRYTVVIVTHNLQQARRVADYAAFFWATDGTGTLIEHGTGACIFDKPQQPLTVAYVNGKAG
- the pstC gene encoding phosphate ABC transporter permease subunit PstC, producing MSRFPSDTILVWLLRGCGLLTGAITVLIVGFLIWESSPAFRDVGVQRFASDSSWHPSAGPTKGQFNLVPMIAATSLATAGAVLLAAPLGIGSAVFAHFYAPRRLRRAYGKMIELLAGIPSVVYGLWGLVVLVPLISRWHPPGTSLLSAIIILTIMILPTIALLVGAAFDNLPSEYLRASAALGLSRGRTVTSVVFPAVRSGLFTAVLLGTGRAIGETMAVLMVAGNVVQNPTRIFQPVRTITANIALEMAYAMDGHRSALFVSGLLLMAMVIVLAGFAEWVSRGRIHG
- a CDS encoding phosphate ABC transporter substrate-binding protein is translated as MPGSHGNVCVEGGIVIPRPPLLRTTTLFALTLLCFVFLGCSSNDADKNKKQIVLTGSSTVAPLIGEIAKQFEAQHPGVRVDVQSGGSSRGVADTRRELADIGMVSRDLKTGEQDLTAFTIARDGICVIVHRDNPVTSLTDDQIVAIYTDRINNWKEVGGSDAPITVVNKAEGRSTLELFVSHFNLDNAQIKADAVIGDNEQGIKTVAGNPNAIGYVSVGTAEYDATHDVAIKLLPLAGIAASIENVRAGTFPLSRPLNLVVTSETTGIVEEFIAFACSRDVNEIILEQYFVPLSQ